The Paenibacillus macerans genome includes a window with the following:
- a CDS encoding LysR family transcriptional regulator: MELKQLEYFMAVCQELHFTRAAEKLGIAQPSLSQQIRLLEHEIGTPLFDRVGKRTLITEAGKTLLHHCYNIFHELSQARAAISELQSLNRGTLKIGTLLTVVNYLLPPTVIGFHRKYPNIELSVLGLRTGDIFEGLLKNELDLGIVYLPMEHEELEKILLYKENLALAAPADHPVAKEPFVTLDILKETPSVLLPSSYFLRQLINEQCRALDIKPQQVLEMTTMESIINMVVQGVGVTILPKGYLDYIDNQQIRTIPIKSPVLTTEIGLVYRKNKYLCAASRVFKEQLLATLPLIQT; encoded by the coding sequence ATGGAATTGAAGCAATTAGAGTATTTTATGGCCGTATGCCAGGAATTGCATTTTACCCGCGCCGCCGAGAAGCTGGGGATTGCCCAACCCTCGTTAAGCCAGCAAATTCGTTTGCTCGAGCACGAAATCGGCACACCCTTGTTTGATCGCGTCGGCAAACGAACCCTGATTACCGAAGCCGGCAAAACGCTGCTGCATCACTGTTACAATATTTTTCACGAGTTATCCCAGGCACGCGCCGCGATCAGCGAACTGCAAAGCCTGAATAGAGGAACCTTAAAAATCGGCACCCTGCTGACGGTAGTCAATTATTTGCTTCCGCCAACCGTGATCGGTTTTCACCGCAAATATCCCAATATCGAGCTGTCCGTTCTCGGTTTGCGAACCGGGGATATTTTCGAAGGGCTGCTGAAAAACGAACTCGATTTGGGCATCGTCTATTTGCCGATGGAGCATGAAGAACTGGAAAAAATCCTGTTATATAAGGAAAATCTTGCTCTTGCGGCGCCAGCCGATCATCCGGTCGCCAAGGAACCGTTCGTTACGCTTGATATATTAAAAGAAACCCCCAGTGTTCTGTTGCCAAGCTCCTATTTTTTACGACAACTGATCAATGAGCAGTGCCGTGCCCTTGATATAAAGCCGCAACAGGTCTTGGAAATGACAACCATGGAATCGATCATCAATATGGTCGTTCAAGGCGTCGGCGTCACCATTTTGCCGAAAGGCTACCTTGATTATATCGACAATCAGCAGATTCGGACGATCCCGATTAAAAGCCCGGTGCTTACTACCGAAATCGGCCTTGTTTACCGAAAAAACAAATATTTGTGCGCGGCAAGCCGAGTGTTTAAGGAACAATTGCTGGCGACGCTCCCCCTCATTCAAACATGA
- a CDS encoding S66 peptidase family protein, translating to MPIRPPILQRGDTVGIVTLGSPLNANLINERIGVLRAMGFNIVLGQFVYAQNGFLAGTDEQRASDLMMMFENEQVKMILPTRGGTGVAGILPYLDYNVIRNNPKIVTGYSDITVLLNALHQIVDLITFHSLLLIDFKSETPAYNFDQFFSATSLYSLTRPIQNPPGFPLISRVPGNVTGPLVGGNLTSFVDTLGTPFEIDTRGKILVLEETHEPTNTVYRYLNHLKLAGKLNDCIGIIMGECTGCQAAYGISYEDLIEEFVVPLGKPLITNLATGHGLYKAALPIGAMVNLNSVNNTITVVEPTISV from the coding sequence ATGCCGATACGTCCGCCAATTTTGCAGCGAGGAGATACCGTTGGAATCGTTACCTTGGGCAGCCCGCTTAATGCAAACCTCATTAATGAACGAATCGGAGTTTTGAGAGCAATGGGGTTCAATATTGTATTGGGCCAATTCGTTTATGCGCAAAACGGGTTTTTAGCCGGCACAGACGAGCAGCGGGCTTCCGATTTGATGATGATGTTTGAAAACGAGCAGGTTAAAATGATACTGCCCACCCGAGGCGGCACCGGAGTAGCCGGAATTCTTCCGTACCTTGATTACAATGTGATCCGGAATAATCCCAAAATCGTTACAGGCTACAGCGATATCACGGTATTGTTAAATGCACTGCATCAAATTGTGGATTTAATCACATTTCATAGTCTGCTGCTGATTGACTTCAAATCCGAAACGCCCGCCTATAATTTCGACCAGTTTTTTTCCGCGACATCCCTGTACTCGTTGACCCGGCCGATCCAGAATCCGCCGGGATTTCCGCTGATCAGCCGGGTACCGGGCAACGTTACGGGCCCGCTTGTCGGCGGGAATCTGACCTCTTTTGTCGATACGTTGGGCACGCCTTTTGAAATCGATACACGAGGGAAAATTCTCGTTCTTGAAGAAACGCACGAACCCACCAATACCGTCTACAGGTATTTGAATCATCTGAAGCTGGCCGGAAAATTGAATGACTGCATCGGCATTATTATGGGGGAATGCACGGGCTGTCAGGCGGCTTACGGCATATCCTATGAGGATTTAATCGAAGAATTCGTCGTTCCGCTCGGTAAACCGCTGATCACGAACCTGGCCACAGGCCACGGCCTTTATAAAGCGGCTTTGCCGATCGGCGCCATGGTTAACCTTAATTCGGTCAATAATACAATAACCGTGGTTGAACCGACCATCAGCGTATAA
- a CDS encoding MOSC domain-containing protein — MSYAEILSINIGKPKQIQFKNKEVSTGILKLPANESLFLSWLNLEGDGQGDLVHHGGKEKAVCVYPYEHYPFWEKELQKTLDFGAFGENLTIRGLAETDVCIGDIFKFGEALVQVSQPRQPCYKLSIKYDAPDMPLTMQKTGFTGFYLRVLEEGLVSKADGLTRISRHPRAITVSYANRIMHHAKEDIAGIKKILEVKELSVNWRATFVKRLDGIEVNPQERLTGNL; from the coding sequence ATGAGTTATGCAGAAATCCTTTCGATTAATATAGGCAAACCCAAACAGATACAGTTTAAAAATAAGGAAGTGTCTACCGGCATACTCAAACTTCCCGCAAATGAATCGCTTTTTTTATCCTGGTTGAACCTGGAGGGGGATGGCCAGGGGGACCTTGTTCATCACGGCGGCAAGGAAAAGGCCGTATGCGTCTATCCCTATGAACACTATCCGTTTTGGGAAAAAGAGCTGCAGAAAACATTGGACTTTGGAGCGTTCGGGGAAAATTTAACGATTCGGGGATTGGCGGAAACGGATGTGTGCATCGGCGATATCTTTAAGTTTGGAGAAGCCCTTGTTCAGGTTAGTCAACCGCGGCAGCCCTGCTATAAATTGTCGATCAAATACGACGCCCCGGACATGCCGCTAACCATGCAGAAAACCGGATTTACCGGCTTTTATTTGCGTGTGTTGGAAGAAGGGCTTGTCTCCAAGGCGGACGGCCTCACCAGGATTTCCCGCCATCCCCGAGCGATCACGGTTTCTTACGCAAACCGGATCATGCATCATGCGAAAGAGGATATAGCCGGTATTAAAAAGATCCTTGAAGTCAAAGAATTGTCGGTGAACTGGAGAGCCACATTCGTAAAGCGATTAGACGGAATCGAGGTTAATCCGCAGGAACGATTGACCGGTAATTTATGA
- a CDS encoding LysR family transcriptional regulator substrate-binding protein, with product MRQRINEHCRALDIKPQRVAEMTTMESIINMVAQGVGVIILPIGYLDYINTSFTEKTNIYARPAECLRSNCLWQ from the coding sequence TTGCGACAACGGATCAATGAGCATTGCCGCGCCCTAGATATAAAACCGCAGCGGGTTGCGGAAATGACTACGATGGAATCCATCATCAACATGGTCGCTCAGGGTGTCGGCGTCATCATTTTGCCGATAGGCTACCTCGATTATATCAACACCTCGTTTACCGAAAAAACAAATATTTATGCGCGTCCAGCCGAGTGTTTAAGGAGCAATTGCTTATGGCAGTAA
- the hemL gene encoding glutamate-1-semialdehyde 2,1-aminomutase, which yields MKVNPGRKDLLSKVAFDEAKRVIPGGVNSPVRAFASVGLSPVFAAGGKGSRVYDIDGNEFIDYIGSWGPLILGHAHPRVVDAIREAAERGTSFGLATELETRMAELICAAVPSVDMVRMVNSGTEAVMSALRLARGYTKRQKILKFQGGYHGHSDGMLIKSGSGVATLGLPDSPGVPEGIAANTLTAAYNNLDSVHAAFERFGEQIAAVIVEPVAGNMGVVPPLSGFLQGLREITLRYGSLLIFDEVITGFRLGYHGAQGLYGIRPDLTCLGKVIGGGLPVGAYGGKREIMEQIAPAGPIYQAGTLSGNPLAMAAGYATLRELALPGIYDELERKAARLAEGFLQNAIKLGVPLKVNRAGSLLCPYFTEHDVIDYETAKLSNTRVFKTYYAAMLEFGILTAPTPFEAMFVSAAHSDEDIETTLAAHSQALREIMEE from the coding sequence ATGAAGGTGAACCCCGGAAGGAAGGACTTGTTATCCAAAGTAGCGTTCGATGAAGCAAAACGCGTGATCCCCGGCGGGGTAAACAGCCCGGTCCGCGCATTTGCTTCCGTTGGTTTGTCCCCTGTGTTTGCCGCGGGCGGCAAGGGATCGCGCGTGTATGATATCGACGGAAATGAATTCATCGACTATATCGGCTCATGGGGGCCGTTGATCCTGGGGCATGCCCACCCAAGGGTAGTTGATGCCATACGGGAAGCGGCGGAACGGGGGACGAGCTTCGGATTGGCGACGGAGCTGGAAACCCGGATGGCCGAGTTGATCTGCGCAGCCGTTCCATCCGTCGACATGGTACGCATGGTGAATTCCGGTACGGAAGCCGTCATGAGCGCGTTGCGTTTGGCAAGAGGATATACGAAACGGCAAAAAATATTGAAGTTTCAAGGAGGCTATCACGGCCATTCCGACGGGATGCTGATCAAATCCGGGTCCGGCGTGGCCACATTGGGCTTGCCGGATAGCCCGGGGGTACCGGAAGGCATTGCGGCGAATACCCTGACTGCGGCTTATAACAATTTGGACAGCGTACACGCTGCCTTTGAGCGGTTCGGCGAACAAATCGCCGCCGTCATTGTCGAGCCGGTCGCCGGGAATATGGGAGTTGTACCGCCTTTGTCTGGATTTCTCCAAGGATTGCGGGAGATTACGTTGCGTTACGGAAGCCTGCTGATCTTTGATGAAGTGATCACGGGATTCCGCCTAGGCTACCATGGGGCGCAGGGGCTATATGGAATCCGGCCGGATCTCACATGTCTCGGCAAAGTGATCGGCGGCGGGCTTCCAGTGGGAGCTTACGGCGGCAAACGTGAAATCATGGAGCAGATCGCCCCGGCCGGGCCGATCTACCAAGCGGGAACGTTATCCGGCAATCCGCTCGCCATGGCGGCCGGATATGCAACCTTGCGGGAGCTTGCGTTACCCGGAATTTATGACGAATTGGAGAGAAAAGCGGCCAGGTTGGCCGAAGGCTTTTTGCAAAATGCTATAAAGTTAGGCGTGCCGCTAAAGGTGAACCGGGCAGGCTCGTTGCTGTGCCCATATTTTACGGAGCATGATGTCATCGATTACGAAACGGCCAAATTATCGAATACGCGGGTATTTAAAACGTATTATGCAGCCATGCTGGAGTTTGGCATATTGACGGCCCCCACTCCATTTGAAGCGATGTTCGTTTCGGCAGCCCATTCGGACGAGGACATCGAAACGACGCTAGCCGCCCATAGCCAGGCATTAAGAGAGATCATGGAGGAATAG
- a CDS encoding nuclear transport factor 2 family protein → MRKIAFACFIICVMLLAGCSGMKADESPRQTLERYMQAIAEKDAEQLAALYGGSYEGLINLFPDADPDDKQHLFEQYLKLLPDISLKEITAGTGESADSYKFTVTFQLEDGTLFETREFDTVTNQFTYTVKKTDGALKVMELPPYQA, encoded by the coding sequence ATGAGAAAGATCGCATTCGCTTGTTTCATCATCTGTGTCATGCTGCTCGCGGGATGCAGCGGCATGAAGGCCGACGAGAGTCCGCGCCAAACATTGGAACGTTATATGCAGGCCATCGCCGAAAAGGACGCCGAACAATTGGCCGCGTTATACGGAGGAAGCTACGAGGGGCTCATCAATTTGTTCCCCGATGCCGACCCTGACGACAAACAGCATTTATTTGAGCAATATTTAAAGCTGCTCCCGGATATTTCACTGAAGGAAATTACCGCCGGGACCGGGGAAAGCGCAGATTCGTATAAGTTTACGGTAACGTTCCAGCTCGAGGACGGAACCTTGTTCGAGACTAGGGAATTCGATACGGTTACGAACCAATTCACGTATACGGTGAAAAAAACGGACGGCGCGCTGAAGGTGATGGAGCTTCCTCCGTACCAAGCGTAG
- a CDS encoding sensor histidine kinase, with amino-acid sequence MRRNSVVYKLFAVTSLLILIIFSLVMLAESLYFERFYRMSKIGALERNMNQLAQQINEAPFNEQRAARLLGAFMNDNDASAFFLNGQFERKAVNPYFLELLSDSTTVTLPITPEGMTLDDIPHGIQVGDRIVVDGIFMDEEDTIMQPAYIRREDAALEDGLVRVHGKVTDLLLPENRSYNPLYQDTLADEALKEWAPDAEQSTAFLQEGRSVRKEWKDQWSGLGYAVIIQPLPVDGSGIRYLFVMASLQPVGEAVGILRQYFVYAAPVILVLVLLLSFFYSRIISRPLVALSRTAARLADLDFTVQPEIRAKDEFGELSRSLTALSRNLDATLKQLTAANEQLRTDMSEKERSEQLRKELIANLSHELKTPLGIVKGFAEGLQDGVAGDKRERYLALIVKETDRMNDLIMDMLELSKYEAKAIRLHPRSVSLPRLIQKAADSFTRQLENKHLQMKLDGLAGEEVFVTADPRRLEQVVLNLLSNAIRHAVERTVITIDIRRTAVGTITVVLENIGAPLAEEDLGRIWDHFYRAERSRDRLHGGTGLGLAIVKHILELHHSEYGARNTHQGVAVYFTLKENGGNYDEE; translated from the coding sequence TTGAGAAGGAACAGCGTAGTATATAAGCTTTTTGCCGTCACGTCGCTGTTGATTCTGATTATTTTTTCCCTGGTTATGCTCGCGGAGAGCTTGTATTTCGAACGGTTTTACCGCATGTCCAAAATCGGCGCGCTGGAACGGAATATGAACCAACTCGCGCAGCAAATCAATGAGGCGCCATTCAATGAACAGCGTGCAGCACGGCTGCTCGGCGCTTTTATGAACGATAACGATGCCAGCGCCTTCTTCCTGAACGGGCAATTTGAAAGAAAGGCCGTAAATCCTTATTTTCTTGAACTGCTGTCGGACAGCACGACCGTCACGCTTCCCATTACGCCGGAAGGCATGACGTTAGACGACATTCCCCACGGCATTCAAGTCGGGGACCGCATCGTCGTTGACGGTATTTTCATGGATGAAGAGGACACCATTATGCAGCCTGCGTACATTCGGCGGGAAGACGCCGCTTTGGAGGATGGCTTGGTTCGCGTGCACGGGAAAGTAACGGATTTGCTGCTTCCCGAGAACCGGTCGTACAATCCGCTATACCAGGACACCTTGGCGGACGAAGCGCTGAAGGAATGGGCGCCGGATGCGGAGCAGAGCACCGCGTTCCTGCAGGAAGGGCGCAGCGTCCGCAAGGAATGGAAGGATCAATGGAGCGGTCTCGGCTACGCGGTGATCATTCAGCCGCTGCCGGTTGACGGAAGCGGGATCCGGTATTTATTCGTCATGGCTTCCTTGCAGCCGGTTGGGGAAGCGGTTGGCATTCTCCGGCAATATTTCGTTTATGCGGCGCCGGTCATCCTTGTGCTTGTGCTGCTGTTGTCGTTTTTCTATTCCCGGATCATCTCCCGCCCGTTAGTTGCGCTAAGCCGCACGGCAGCTCGTCTGGCCGATCTGGATTTTACCGTGCAGCCGGAAATCCGGGCAAAGGATGAATTCGGGGAGCTGTCCCGCAGTCTGACCGCATTATCCCGTAATCTGGACGCTACGTTAAAGCAGCTGACCGCGGCGAACGAGCAGTTGCGGACGGATATGAGCGAGAAGGAGCGTTCCGAACAGCTTCGGAAAGAGCTGATCGCGAATCTCTCCCATGAATTGAAAACGCCGCTGGGTATTGTGAAAGGCTTCGCGGAAGGGCTGCAGGACGGTGTGGCCGGCGACAAGCGGGAACGTTACCTTGCCCTCATCGTCAAGGAAACGGACCGGATGAACGACCTCATCATGGATATGCTGGAGCTGTCCAAATACGAAGCCAAGGCCATACGCTTGCATCCAAGAAGCGTATCCCTGCCTCGCCTGATTCAAAAGGCGGCCGATTCATTTACCCGGCAGCTGGAGAACAAGCATCTTCAAATGAAGCTGGACGGCTTGGCAGGGGAAGAAGTCTTCGTAACGGCAGACCCCCGGCGGCTCGAACAGGTCGTATTGAATTTGCTGAGCAACGCGATTCGGCATGCCGTGGAGCGCACCGTCATTACAATCGACATCCGGCGGACGGCTGTAGGGACAATAACCGTGGTTCTCGAAAATATCGGAGCGCCGCTGGCTGAGGAGGATTTGGGCCGGATCTGGGATCACTTCTACCGGGCGGAGCGTTCCAGGGATCGCCTTCATGGCGGAACGGGGCTGGGGCTTGCCATCGTCAAGCATATATTGGAGCTCCATCATAGCGAGTATGGGGCCAGAAATACACATCAGGGCGTCGCGGTTTATTTTACCCTGAAGGAAAACGGAGGAAATTATGATGAAGAATAA
- a CDS encoding TetR/AcrR family transcriptional regulator produces the protein MTADAIKKVARRHFALKGYEATSLDAIAKEIGIKKQSLYTHIQSKSELFSTVFKESVDSELAFVSQYFANLAEDASLQDQLYRFIAQYKTRYSRELNLRLILYLGFLVPEQQGDEIQKTVMQYFQFTQDKILSALKISSLKLRVSHEKFAIAFMNLLEGMLVELIYSGPDSFDLRLEASWDVFWHGVSRE, from the coding sequence TTGACAGCCGATGCGATTAAGAAAGTAGCCCGCCGGCATTTTGCTTTAAAAGGCTACGAAGCCACTTCATTGGATGCTATTGCTAAAGAAATCGGAATTAAAAAGCAATCTCTCTATACGCACATCCAAAGCAAAAGCGAGCTGTTCAGCACGGTATTTAAAGAATCCGTCGACAGCGAACTCGCTTTTGTAAGCCAATACTTTGCCAATTTAGCTGAAGATGCGTCATTACAGGATCAGTTATACCGGTTTATTGCCCAGTATAAAACGAGATATAGCCGGGAGCTGAATTTAAGGCTGATTCTTTATCTGGGTTTTCTTGTTCCCGAGCAACAAGGCGATGAAATACAAAAGACCGTAATGCAATACTTTCAATTCACGCAGGATAAAATATTATCCGCTTTGAAAATAAGTTCCTTGAAGTTGCGGGTCAGTCACGAGAAATTCGCCATCGCTTTTATGAATCTTCTGGAAGGGATGCTTGTCGAGCTCATTTACTCCGGTCCGGATTCGTTTGACTTGCGACTGGAGGCTTCATGGGATGTATTTTGGCATGGGGTATCCCGGGAATAA
- the tyrS gene encoding tyrosine--tRNA ligase: MNLLEDLKFRGLIHQCTDLEGLAKKLAEGSIRLYAGFDPTANSLHIGHLLPILTLRRFQLAGHSPYALVGGSTGLIGDPTGRSVERPINTKETVEAWTESIKLQLSRFLEFDHAPNAARVFNNYDWFASINIIEFLRDCGTCFTINYMLAKETVQSRLNQGVSFAELSYMLLQAYDFAFLHKEYDCALQIGGSDQWGNITAGLEMIDKVLHKKAYGLTMPLVMKKDGTKFGKTSGGAVWLDPQLTSPYEFYQFWLNTDDADVVPFLKYFTFLECEEILEYEEALTNKPEERAAQRALAKEVTALVHGGQEASTCEKASEILFRGELHLLAPDDLEAVSCGVSTIQVDKREKMTLLELLILSGAAPSKRQAREDFQAGAVYLNGFKATDPDLVVGEGQRLHQAYAVIRRGKKSYHLVKFQ, encoded by the coding sequence ATGAACTTGCTGGAGGATTTGAAATTTCGCGGATTGATTCATCAATGTACGGATTTGGAGGGATTGGCAAAGAAACTTGCGGAAGGATCGATCCGCCTGTATGCGGGGTTTGATCCGACGGCCAACAGTCTGCACATTGGCCATTTGCTTCCGATTTTAACCTTGCGAAGATTTCAGCTGGCAGGTCATTCGCCTTACGCTTTAGTTGGAGGATCCACGGGGCTGATCGGCGATCCTACGGGCAGATCGGTGGAAAGGCCGATCAACACCAAAGAAACGGTGGAGGCATGGACCGAAAGCATTAAGCTCCAGCTTTCGCGTTTCCTGGAATTTGACCATGCTCCTAATGCGGCAAGGGTGTTTAACAACTACGATTGGTTTGCTTCCATAAATATCATTGAATTTCTCAGGGATTGCGGAACCTGCTTCACGATAAATTACATGCTGGCCAAAGAAACCGTTCAATCCCGTTTAAACCAAGGCGTTTCATTTGCGGAATTGAGCTATATGCTGCTTCAGGCCTACGATTTTGCGTTTCTCCATAAGGAATACGATTGCGCTCTGCAAATAGGAGGAAGCGATCAATGGGGAAATATCACCGCAGGCCTGGAAATGATCGATAAAGTTTTGCACAAGAAAGCCTATGGTCTGACCATGCCGCTGGTTATGAAAAAAGATGGAACGAAATTCGGAAAAACCTCAGGCGGAGCGGTTTGGCTTGATCCGCAGTTGACCTCTCCTTACGAGTTTTATCAGTTCTGGCTTAATACGGACGACGCTGACGTTGTTCCGTTTCTGAAGTACTTTACGTTCCTGGAATGCGAGGAAATTTTGGAATATGAAGAGGCTTTAACGAACAAGCCTGAAGAAAGAGCGGCACAGCGCGCACTTGCCAAAGAAGTTACCGCTTTGGTCCATGGAGGACAGGAAGCTTCAACATGCGAAAAAGCATCGGAGATCTTGTTTCGAGGAGAGTTGCATCTTTTAGCTCCGGACGATTTGGAAGCCGTATCCTGCGGAGTTTCAACGATTCAAGTCGATAAGCGTGAGAAAATGACGTTGTTGGAATTATTGATTTTGTCGGGGGCCGCGCCGTCCAAAAGACAAGCTAGGGAAGATTTTCAAGCCGGAGCCGTTTATCTGAACGGGTTTAAAGCAACGGATCCCGACCTTGTCGTGGGGGAAGGCCAACGATTGCATCAAGCCTACGCCGTCATTCGCCGCGGGAAAAAAAGCTATCACCTCGTTAAGTTCCAGTAG
- a CDS encoding isoprenylcysteine carboxylmethyltransferase family protein, with translation MITGIILIVLTLFRVPSAIISGRNEAKIIAGGGVEYGQTNSKLLIVVQFLIYISTIVYAFVMDVPIGAHTYIGLLIYAVAMAFLVYVIRTLGRFWTFKLYIAKDHELIESPLFKFVRHPNYFLNIIPEVLSFAIISKAWIVFAPLFILHLLTLFNRIRLEEKMMKQKFRQY, from the coding sequence ATGATTACCGGCATCATACTGATCGTGCTCACCCTGTTCCGCGTGCCTTCGGCCATTATTTCCGGGCGGAACGAAGCAAAGATCATTGCGGGCGGGGGGGTGGAATACGGGCAAACCAACAGCAAGTTGCTGATCGTGGTGCAATTCCTCATCTACATAAGCACGATCGTTTACGCTTTCGTAATGGATGTGCCGATCGGTGCGCATACGTATATCGGGCTGTTGATTTACGCGGTTGCAATGGCGTTCCTCGTATATGTGATCCGCACGCTCGGTCGCTTTTGGACCTTCAAATTGTATATTGCCAAGGACCATGAGTTGATCGAAAGCCCGCTGTTTAAATTTGTCCGGCATCCGAATTATTTTCTGAACATTATCCCGGAGGTGTTGAGTTTTGCAATTATTTCGAAGGCCTGGATCGTGTTTGCGCCGCTGTTTATCCTGCATCTTCTCACCCTGTTCAACCGCATCCGGCTGGAGGAAAAAATGATGAAGCAGAAGTTCCGGCAGTATTAG
- a CDS encoding glycerol-3-phosphate responsive antiterminator, with the protein MNFYEQRILPASRQMKDLEKAVASSYEYLVLLDVHIAQLKHACGMVHQANKKLFLHMDLIQGLQSDGHATEYLCQEYRPYGILSTKSSVIQKAKQKGVVAVQRIFLIDNSALEKSCKLLESTQPDVIEVLPGGMPSVIRKVKDRTNLPILAGGFISSREDVELALQAGAEAVTTSNKNLWREFEKK; encoded by the coding sequence ATGAATTTCTATGAACAGCGAATTTTACCTGCGTCGCGGCAGATGAAAGATTTGGAGAAGGCCGTGGCATCATCGTATGAGTATCTGGTGCTGCTGGATGTCCATATCGCCCAGCTCAAGCACGCCTGCGGCATGGTGCATCAAGCGAACAAGAAGCTGTTTTTGCACATGGACCTGATTCAAGGCCTGCAAAGCGACGGGCACGCGACCGAGTATCTTTGCCAGGAGTACCGGCCGTACGGGATATTGTCCACCAAGTCCAGCGTCATTCAAAAGGCGAAGCAAAAAGGCGTCGTCGCCGTGCAGCGCATCTTCTTGATCGACAACAGCGCCTTGGAGAAAAGCTGCAAGCTGCTGGAGAGCACGCAGCCGGATGTCATCGAAGTTTTGCCCGGCGGCATGCCGAGCGTGATCCGCAAGGTGAAAGACAGAACGAACCTGCCGATCCTGGCGGGCGGATTCATCTCTTCAAGGGAGGATGTAGAACTGGCTCTGCAAGCGGGCGCCGAAGCGGTGACCACCTCGAACAAAAATTTGTGGCGAGAATTTGAAAAAAAGTGA
- a CDS encoding MIP/aquaporin family protein — MSAFWGELIGTMILIALGGGVCAGVSLKKSFAANSGWIVIAMGWGLAVAMGAYAVGSISGAHLNPALTLGLSLIGKFPWADVPSYIAAQMLGAILGAVIVYLHYLPHWMATEDPGTKLGVFATGPAVYHPFSNLMSEMIGTFILVLGILAIGANKFTDGLNPLIVGFLIVSIGLSLGGTTGYAINPARDLGPRIAHALLPIAGKGGSNWKYAWIPVVGPLLGGALGALFYKNVFLGQPDPAIWVVVGIAAVLFGIVLIFSGKSAKYSVSI, encoded by the coding sequence ATGTCAGCGTTTTGGGGAGAGTTGATTGGAACCATGATTCTGATTGCACTGGGCGGAGGCGTATGTGCGGGCGTATCGCTTAAAAAATCTTTTGCGGCAAATTCGGGTTGGATCGTCATTGCGATGGGGTGGGGGCTGGCGGTCGCGATGGGGGCGTATGCGGTAGGTTCGATCAGCGGCGCCCATCTCAACCCGGCGCTCACCTTGGGCCTGTCGCTGATCGGGAAATTCCCCTGGGCCGACGTCCCCTCGTACATCGCGGCGCAAATGCTTGGGGCTATCCTCGGGGCCGTCATCGTGTATCTGCATTATTTGCCGCATTGGATGGCAACGGAGGATCCGGGCACCAAGTTGGGCGTATTCGCAACCGGTCCGGCCGTGTACCATCCTTTCTCCAACTTGATGAGCGAAATGATCGGAACGTTCATCCTGGTGCTGGGAATTTTGGCCATCGGCGCCAACAAGTTTACGGATGGGCTAAACCCGCTGATCGTCGGCTTTCTCATCGTCAGCATCGGCTTGTCGCTGGGCGGAACGACCGGGTATGCGATCAATCCGGCGCGCGACTTGGGGCCGAGAATCGCGCATGCGCTGCTGCCGATCGCGGGCAAAGGCGGCTCCAACTGGAAGTACGCCTGGATCCCCGTCGTAGGGCCGCTGCTGGGCGGGGCGCTGGGGGCGTTATTTTACAAGAACGTATTTTTGGGCCAACCGGACCCGGCCATTTGGGTCGTCGTGGGCATCGCGGCCGTCCTCTTCGGCATCGTGCTCATTTTCTCCGGCAAAAGCGCCAAGTACAGCGTGTCAATATAG